Proteins encoded in a region of the Polypterus senegalus isolate Bchr_013 unplaced genomic scaffold, ASM1683550v1 scaffold_5185, whole genome shotgun sequence genome:
- the LOC120519803 gene encoding uncharacterized protein LOC120519803: protein MNDGAQEMSPDFVLMRLVAAAEDDQLDQENGNLPRSNVGTGFSPAGLPHHHHHHHHHHHHHHLHHHQYHHHFLLKGGFELDFSGAVNPIPQQQRQGPDCRPVTPAVEPMQIPSCSPPLSLPPPPPPPPPPLPPAPLSSGMSDFTHRPISAGRPQLMVFRNLLRTGEGNGDDGPEEHGYSPDRPAVPGATAACSGGMLPPRPPKPQSPRWHLHPRVKLTSSGPTEVSVPTELCPRHRLATEHTDICPGDPVLDLVTKFGEFGVEQASKMLLQAGSLSHCLCHELLAPANLTVGPGEDPTETSDALLVLEGLESGDDLTSGNDSDRVEESPGAGMAGLTGLVLRRAGESCCPGYRDPAVIQQRPGSLVSPAISGASSPSGSTLELPMPQQELSQKCRVGRCASSPLAAATGGMEQDRSPRVPAKSRKGSLKIRLSKLFRTKSCSGGATEPQDKRHSVELVSVRSLGDVSDSAGGDPEADRYSAAAAAACNS, encoded by the coding sequence atgaatgacGGCGCGCAAGAAATGTCTCCCGACTTCGTTTTGATGCGCTTGGTTGCCGCCGCCGAAGACGATCAGTTGGATCAGGAGAATGGGAACCTGCCTCGCAGTAACGTCGGCACCGGATTCAGCCCAGCTGGGCTAcctcaccatcatcatcatcatcatcaccaccatcaccaccaccaccttcaccatcaccaGTACCACCACCACTTTCTGCTCAAAGGCGGATTTGAACTTGACTTTAGCGGCGCTGTCAACCCGATCCCTCAGCAACAGAGGCAAGGCCCGGACTGCCGGCCCGTGACACCTGCCGTGGAGCCGATGCAGATCCCATCTTGTTCACCACCTCTTTCTCTGCCACCGCCACCGCCTCCACCTCCACCGCCGCTGCCTCCGGCTCCACTGAGCAGCGGGATGTCCGATTTTACTCACCGGCCGATAAGTGCAGGTCGGCCGCAGCTTATGGTATTTCGGAACTTGCTGCGCACGGGGGAAGGGAACGGCGACGATGGGCCCGAAGAACACGGCTATTCACCGGACAGGCCGGCTGTGCCAGGGGCCACTGCTGCATGCAGTGGAGGAATGCTGCCGCCACGACCACCAAAACCCCAGTCTCCGAGATGGCACCTGCACCCACGGGTAAAGCTGACTAGTTCCGGTCCTACGGAGGTCTCCGTGCCCACAGAGTTGTGCCCGCGGCACAGACTAGCCACCGAGCACACCGACATCTGCCCCGGGGATCCCGTCCTCGACTTGGTCACAAAATTCGGCGAGTTTGGGGTAGAGCAGGCATCCAAGATGCTGCTGCAGGCAGGCAGCCTTTCACATTGCCTCTGTCACGAGCTCTTGGCCCCGGCGAACTTGACAGTCGGGCCCGGGGAGGATCCAACGGAGACCAGCGATGCCTTGCTAGTGTTGGAGGGACTGGAGTCCGGTGATGATTTGACCAGTGGAAACGACAGCGACCGGGTAGAGGAATCACCAGGAGCCGGTATGGCCGGCTTAACCGGACTGGTGTTGCGTCGAGCCGGGGAGAGCTGCTGCCCTGGCTACCGGGATCCGGCAGTAATTCAGCAGCGACCTGGGAGCTTGGTGAGCCCCGCCATCTCCGGGGCGTCCTCCCCAAGTGGCTCCACACTGGAACTTCCGATGCCCCAGCAGGAGCTCAGCCAGAAATGTCGCGTGGGCCGCTGCGCCAGCTCCCCTCTCGCTGCGGCCACCGGCGGAATGGAGCAGGACAGGAGCCCGAGGGTGCCGGCTAAATCTAGGAAAGGCTCCCTCAAGATCCGCCTGAGCAAACTGTTTAGAACCAAATCGTGCAGTGGCGGAGCTACCGAGCCGCAGGACAAGCGGCACTCCGTGGAGCTGGTGTCCGTGCGGAGCCTGGGGGACGTGTCGGATTCGGCCGGCGGGGATCCGGAGGCGGACAGGTACAGTGCTGCAGCGGCCGCTGCTTGTAATTCTTAG